In a genomic window of Streptococcus mitis NCTC 12261:
- a CDS encoding TIGR03943 family putative permease subunit — MIRFLVLAGYFELTIYLHLSGKLNQYINMHYSYLAYISMVLSFILAIVQLYIWMKQVKTHSHLNSRLSKGTSIALLAIPIVVGLTFPTVSLDSQTVSAKGYHFPLSEGTDQAIQTSEGTTSQYLKPDTSSYFSKAAYEKEMRTSANKYLSQDSIQITNENYMEVMEAIYDYPDEFEGKTVQFTGFVYNDPSHANSQFLFRFGIIHCIADSGVYGLLTKGNTRQYENNTWITAKGKLVNHYHKELKQNLPTLEIDSFTKVDKPENPYVYRVF; from the coding sequence ATGATTCGATTTTTAGTTTTAGCTGGCTATTTTGAATTGACTATTTATCTCCATCTGTCCGGCAAATTAAACCAGTACATCAACATGCACTATTCCTATCTGGCCTATATTTCCATGGTGCTTTCCTTTATCTTGGCAATCGTCCAGCTGTATATCTGGATGAAGCAAGTCAAAACCCACAGTCATCTGAATAGCCGATTATCTAAAGGAACTAGTATTGCTCTTCTTGCCATTCCTATTGTCGTCGGTTTAACTTTTCCAACTGTTAGCTTGGATTCTCAGACCGTTTCTGCCAAAGGCTACCATTTTCCTTTATCAGAAGGCACGGATCAAGCCATTCAGACCAGTGAAGGAACGACAAGCCAATATTTGAAACCAGATACCAGTTCTTATTTTTCAAAAGCAGCTTATGAAAAGGAAATGCGAACTTCGGCGAATAAATACTTATCCCAAGATAGCATTCAGATTACCAACGAAAACTATATGGAAGTCATGGAAGCCATCTACGACTATCCAGATGAATTTGAGGGCAAGACAGTCCAGTTCACAGGCTTTGTCTATAACGACCCCAGTCATGCCAATAGCCAATTTCTATTCCGCTTCGGCATTATCCATTGTATCGCAGATTCTGGTGTCTATGGATTGCTGACCAAGGGAAATACCCGTCAGTATGAGAATAATACCTGGATAACAGCCAAAGGAAAACTGGTCAATCACTATCATAAAGAACTCAAACAAAACCTCCCAACCTTGGAAATCGATAGTTTTACCAAAGTCGATAAACCAGAGAATCCCTATGTGTATCGCGTGTTTTAA
- a CDS encoding glycoside hydrolase family 13 protein, translating into MELSAIYHRTESEYAYLYKDKKIHIRIRTKKGDIESINLHYGDTFIFMEEFYQDTKEMSKITSDGLFDYWQVEVSVDFARIQYLFEVTDTEGQSILYGDKGCVDNSLENLHAIGNGFKLPYLHEIDACKVPDWVSNTVWYQIFPERFANGNARLNPEGTLDWDSSSTPKSDDFFGGDLQGIIDHLDYLQDLGITGLYLCPIFESTSNHKYNTTDYFEIDRHFGDKETFRELVEQAHQRGMKIMLDAVFNHIGSQSPQWQDVVENGEQSAYKDWFHIQQFPVTTEKLVNKRDLPYHAFGFEDYMPKLNTANPEVKDYLLKVATYWIEEFDIDAWRLDVANEIDHQFWKDFRNAVLAKKPDLYILGEVWHTSQPWLNGDEFHAVMNYPLSDSIKDYFLRGIKKIDQFIDEINGQSMYYKQQISEVMFNLLDSHDTERILWTANEDAQLVKSALAFLFLQKGTPCIYYGTELALTGGPDPDCRRCMPWERVSSDNDMLNFMKKLIQIRKHASATIQHGKYSLKEIKADVVALEWKYEGRFLKAIFNQSKEDYIIEKEAVSLASNCQELENQLVIYPNGFVIFH; encoded by the coding sequence TTCATATTCGGATTCGAACTAAGAAAGGGGATATTGAAAGCATCAACTTGCATTATGGGGATACTTTTATCTTTATGGAGGAGTTTTATCAGGATACAAAAGAAATGTCCAAGATAACTTCTGATGGCTTATTTGATTATTGGCAGGTTGAAGTGTCCGTTGACTTTGCACGTATCCAGTATCTCTTTGAAGTCACGGATACAGAAGGTCAAAGTATTTTGTATGGTGATAAAGGGTGTGTGGACAATTCTCTAGAAAATCTTCATGCTATTGGAAATGGATTTAAGTTGCCCTATCTTCATGAGATTGATGCCTGCAAGGTTCCTGATTGGGTTTCAAATACGGTATGGTATCAGATATTTCCTGAGAGATTTGCCAATGGAAATGCTCGATTAAACCCAGAAGGAACATTAGACTGGGATTCATCAAGCACACCTAAAAGTGATGATTTCTTTGGTGGTGATTTACAGGGGATTATTGACCATCTGGATTATTTGCAAGACTTGGGGATTACTGGACTTTATCTTTGTCCTATATTTGAATCCACGAGCAATCATAAGTACAATACGACGGATTATTTTGAAATTGACCGTCATTTTGGAGACAAGGAGACCTTCCGGGAGCTGGTCGAGCAAGCTCATCAGCGTGGCATGAAAATCATGCTGGATGCGGTATTTAACCATATTGGTTCGCAATCTCCTCAATGGCAAGATGTTGTCGAAAATGGTGAGCAATCTGCTTATAAGGATTGGTTCCATATTCAACAATTCCCAGTGACAACTGAAAAGCTAGTTAATAAGAGAGACTTACCTTATCATGCTTTTGGTTTCGAGGACTATATGCCTAAACTAAATACAGCCAATCCAGAGGTCAAGGACTATCTTTTAAAGGTTGCGACTTATTGGATTGAAGAGTTTGATATCGATGCTTGGCGTTTGGATGTGGCTAATGAGATTGACCATCAGTTCTGGAAGGATTTTCGTAATGCAGTTTTAGCTAAAAAGCCTGATCTTTATATCCTAGGAGAAGTCTGGCATACGTCTCAGCCTTGGTTAAATGGAGATGAGTTCCATGCGGTCATGAATTATCCTTTATCTGATAGTATCAAGGACTATTTCTTACGAGGAATTAAGAAGATTGATCAGTTCATCGATGAAATCAATGGTCAGTCTATGTATTACAAACAGCAGATTTCAGAGGTTATGTTTAATCTCTTGGATTCGCATGATACAGAACGAATCTTGTGGACGGCAAATGAAGATGCTCAACTGGTTAAATCAGCCCTAGCCTTTCTCTTTTTACAAAAGGGAACACCCTGCATTTATTACGGAACCGAGTTAGCTTTAACCGGAGGACCAGACCCAGATTGTCGACGTTGTATGCCTTGGGAACGTGTATCAAGTGACAATGATATGCTGAATTTCATGAAGAAATTGATCCAGATTCGCAAACATGCGTCAGCAACCATTCAGCATGGCAAGTATAGCCTAAAAGAAATTAAAGCTGATGTAGTAGCCTTGGAATGGAAATACGAAGGCCGGTTCCTTAAAGCAATCTTTAACCAATCAAAAGAAGACTATATTATAGAGAAAGAAGCAGTATCACTAGCAAGCAATTGCCAAGAATTAGAGAATCAGCTTGTGATTTATCCAAATGGGTTTGTGATTTTTCATTAA
- a CDS encoding alpha/beta fold hydrolase yields the protein MKKYFIGGLGSNIYHSKDFLQELDSQVYFLSPYEKHLRDETELKLWFKNEIVEEESICLIGHSLGGDLARYLASEFHEVKKLILLDGGYLDLDKILTLDAELEETKNYIKSQVVSDLALLISKEKSEAKHWSENMEKAVRQSYHWNSKYNRYELAIKYENIEAILRLRRKIQAFKREVGDTLFISPRYPNEATWREEALKELPDYFDTILLENFGHELYTEAPREIASLINEWLAYSQ from the coding sequence ATGAAAAAATATTTTATTGGCGGTCTGGGAAGCAATATCTATCATAGCAAGGATTTTCTTCAAGAACTAGATTCGCAGGTTTATTTTCTAAGTCCATATGAAAAGCATCTTCGAGATGAAACAGAATTGAAATTATGGTTTAAAAATGAGATTGTAGAGGAAGAATCTATCTGTCTGATAGGTCATTCTCTTGGAGGAGATTTGGCGCGTTATCTCGCATCGGAATTTCATGAAGTGAAAAAACTGATTCTTTTGGATGGTGGCTATCTAGATTTAGATAAGATTTTAACTTTAGATGCGGAATTAGAGGAAACTAAAAACTATATCAAATCTCAAGTCGTTTCAGACTTAGCTCTTCTTATTTCTAAAGAAAAATCTGAAGCAAAGCATTGGTCAGAAAATATGGAGAAAGCCGTAAGACAGTCATATCACTGGAATTCTAAGTATAATAGATATGAGTTAGCTATAAAATATGAAAATATAGAAGCGATACTCCGCCTACGGAGGAAAATACAAGCTTTTAAGAGAGAAGTGGGAGATACCTTGTTTATCAGTCCTCGCTATCCTAATGAAGCTACATGGAGAGAGGAAGCCCTAAAAGAATTGCCAGACTATTTTGATACTATTCTTTTAGAGAACTTTGGCCATGAGCTTTATACTGAAGCCCCTAGAGAAATCGCTAGTCTAATTAATGAGTGGCTCGCTTATTCTCAATGA